A genome region from Marinobacter panjinensis includes the following:
- the icmH gene encoding type IVB secretion system protein IcmH/DotU, giving the protein MADAPVMDSPNGNTEAGGSAFDDLMFGDSTPDGRVGDQGFGNEQFQLRGLEDNRLIDAATPLLGLVIRVRRLADFHGVEDLYQQVVDEVAAIDRELVEQGYERPTVVAYRYVLCAFIDEAVLGTDWGAHSVWSQHSLLSRFHNETWGGEKVFAITARMEQEPARYRDMLEFIYLCLCLGFEGRYKVMTNGRDEYEQIIRGLYEQIRGLRRDDEPQPLTSALDNVTPARNRLRTGLPLWGIGGLFVAAMAGVYTLYNIALNERIRDVLSVLEQLPK; this is encoded by the coding sequence ATGGCAGATGCACCGGTGATGGATTCACCCAATGGCAACACGGAAGCAGGTGGCAGTGCGTTTGATGACCTGATGTTCGGGGACAGTACCCCCGATGGTCGCGTCGGCGACCAGGGCTTCGGCAATGAGCAATTCCAGCTGCGGGGACTGGAGGATAACCGGCTGATCGATGCCGCTACGCCTCTGCTGGGGCTGGTTATCCGGGTGCGCCGGCTGGCGGATTTTCACGGCGTGGAAGACCTGTACCAGCAGGTAGTGGATGAAGTGGCCGCCATAGACCGGGAACTGGTGGAGCAGGGTTACGAGCGCCCGACCGTGGTGGCTTATCGCTATGTGTTATGTGCCTTTATTGACGAGGCCGTACTGGGCACCGATTGGGGCGCCCACAGCGTGTGGTCCCAGCATTCCCTGCTGTCCCGCTTCCACAACGAAACCTGGGGTGGCGAAAAGGTATTTGCCATCACTGCCCGCATGGAGCAGGAACCCGCACGGTACCGCGACATGCTGGAGTTCATCTATCTGTGCCTGTGCCTGGGATTCGAGGGCCGCTACAAGGTGATGACCAACGGCCGGGACGAATACGAACAGATCATTCGTGGGCTGTATGAACAGATACGGGGGTTGCGTCGCGACGACGAACCGCAACCTCTGACCAGCGCGCTGGATAACGTTACCCCCGCCCGTAACCGGCTTCGCACCGGCCTTCCACTGTGGGGTATCGGCGGGCTGTTTGTGGCGGCCATGGCCGGGGTTTACACGCTTTACAACATAGCGCTGAACGAACGCATCAGGGATGTGCTCAGCGTACTGGAACAACTCCCGAAATAA
- the tssK gene encoding type VI secretion system baseplate subunit TssK yields the protein MSATNRVVWSDGLFIKPQHFQQQQRYLEHQINERALAVSDYLYGFSDLELNAEYLSFGRVGLVRASGLFPDGTRFCLPQDDVMPEPLEITDASVANQVVYLALPLGSESLAEVEWRDAAIAGRFRAQSEEIRDLHSIDGDSHTIDVARVAPKLMLERDDRSAYAALAIGRILEKRPDGSLVMDPNFIPTMLSVRAAPRLQRFVGEMAGLMRERAKNIAERVGAPGQGGVADVADFMLLQMLNRAHPRFLHLARLRQLHPERLYEALLELCGELVTFTDENRLPQEYTAYDHDLPEDSFTPLMQVLRQSLSTVLEPRALAIQLQQRQYGLTVAPIQDVQLIGQAEFILAVKADMPLDDLRKQFTQQCKVASVEKIRDLISLQLPGIPLSALPVAPRQLPYHAGFVYFRLDDQSQAWQMLDNASGFAFHVAGSFPGMEMQFWAIRS from the coding sequence ATGTCTGCAACCAATCGAGTCGTCTGGAGTGATGGGCTGTTTATCAAACCCCAGCACTTCCAGCAGCAACAAAGATACCTGGAACACCAGATCAACGAACGGGCCCTGGCGGTTTCTGATTACCTTTATGGTTTTAGCGACCTGGAGCTCAATGCGGAATACCTGAGTTTTGGCCGGGTTGGCCTGGTGAGAGCCAGCGGCCTGTTCCCGGATGGCACTCGCTTCTGCCTGCCCCAGGACGATGTGATGCCGGAGCCCCTGGAAATCACCGACGCCTCCGTGGCCAATCAGGTGGTGTACCTGGCCCTGCCCCTGGGCAGTGAGAGCCTGGCAGAAGTGGAGTGGCGCGATGCTGCCATCGCCGGCCGTTTCCGCGCCCAGAGCGAGGAAATCCGGGACCTGCATTCCATCGACGGCGATTCCCACACCATCGACGTGGCCCGGGTAGCTCCGAAGCTGATGCTGGAGCGGGACGATCGCAGTGCCTACGCGGCCCTGGCCATCGGCCGGATCCTGGAGAAGCGCCCGGACGGCAGCCTGGTGATGGACCCGAACTTCATTCCCACCATGCTCAGTGTGCGGGCAGCGCCCCGGCTGCAGCGTTTCGTGGGGGAAATGGCCGGGCTGATGCGCGAACGGGCCAAGAACATTGCCGAGCGCGTGGGGGCCCCCGGGCAGGGCGGTGTGGCGGATGTGGCGGATTTCATGCTGCTGCAGATGCTCAATCGTGCCCATCCGCGTTTCCTGCACCTGGCGCGGCTGCGGCAGTTACACCCGGAGCGTCTCTACGAGGCGTTACTGGAATTGTGCGGCGAGCTGGTGACCTTCACCGATGAGAACCGCCTGCCCCAGGAATACACCGCCTATGATCACGACCTGCCGGAGGATTCCTTCACGCCGCTGATGCAGGTATTGAGGCAATCGCTGAGTACGGTGCTGGAGCCGCGGGCACTGGCCATCCAGTTGCAGCAGCGCCAGTACGGCCTCACAGTGGCGCCGATCCAGGATGTACAGCTGATCGGCCAGGCAGAGTTCATCCTGGCGGTGAAAGCGGATATGCCACTGGACGACCTGCGCAAGCAGTTCACCCAGCAGTGCAAGGTGGCGTCGGTTGAGAAAATCCGCGACCTCATCAGTCTGCAACTGCCGGGGATTCCGCTGTCAGCCCTGCCGGTGGCGCCCCGCCAGTTGCCGTATCACGCCGGGTTCGTGTACTTCCGGCTGGACGACCAGAGCCAGGCCTGGCAGATGCTCGACAACGCCAGCGGCTTTGCGTTCCACGTGGCTGGCAGTTTCCCGGGAATGGAAATGCAGTTCTGGGCAATCAGGAGCTAG
- the tssJ gene encoding type VI secretion system lipoprotein TssJ — MKYCKWSLLVAILVLVGCSTPYNAVTKTAKVIWDPDIPVGYPEDLPSRVDLTMLAEPDVNPNESLAPTPIAFQIIQMRDSSRLMAADFDQLLGELEPSLGRNYVDHSDYTLVPGQFRFIEPFEIAEDTRFIGVIAFYAYPNLSQWKKVVKVDPIGGRYHLLVNLREREVKLRRSDES, encoded by the coding sequence GTGAAGTACTGCAAATGGAGTTTGCTGGTCGCCATTCTCGTTTTGGTGGGGTGTAGCACCCCCTATAACGCCGTTACCAAAACCGCCAAGGTGATATGGGACCCGGACATCCCCGTGGGCTATCCGGAAGACCTGCCAAGCCGCGTGGACCTGACCATGCTGGCGGAGCCGGATGTAAATCCCAACGAATCCCTGGCGCCCACGCCGATTGCCTTCCAGATCATCCAGATGCGGGACAGCTCGCGGCTGATGGCAGCGGATTTCGATCAGTTGCTGGGTGAGCTGGAGCCATCCCTGGGCCGCAACTACGTGGACCACAGCGATTACACCCTGGTGCCGGGACAGTTCAGATTTATTGAACCGTTCGAGATCGCCGAAGACACCCGTTTTATTGGTGTGATCGCCTTCTATGCCTACCCCAACCTGTCCCAGTGGAAGAAGGTGGTAAAGGTCGATCCCATTGGTGGTCGATACCACCTGCTGGTCAACCTGCGTGAGCGTGAAGTCAAACTCAGAAGGTCGGATGAGTCCTGA
- the tagH gene encoding type VI secretion system-associated FHA domain protein TagH, with amino-acid sequence MEHQQSRSLKLVVSNPTQVASGLAREHVFGVRGGSIGSAGSDTWQLSSHRTGAVAGHAEVRFMDGVFCLIDRSGRTYINSGTQPVGRGRRARLKSGDTITIGRYQLRAEVLSGQRQPGILPEEAEDDTLVNVDEGELMRAEEREPETAGDEPLHGLQPVPGEVFSDDPLQAWTDTREQSRSTEDDINREQDSLLADKPEWYARDGAVTDEYRENRDVAMGLPVQQGERDRMSETTKPARRRESNDQSRQHISGAPLLRGMETDLGFADSDEMRLFLEEAGQTLKATVEGLLTLHQGEDSRHQALRTRLQPIEDNPLRLGEDYKDTVQTLFASQRSPVHLSAPAAVSESMQSLHHHQVATQTAIREGLDAILHAFSPEALLRRFHGYRRGLKTDEDESNWAWEMYQHYYRELSSSRQQGFERLFQEVFDQAYDQQLRQLQRENLS; translated from the coding sequence ATGGAACATCAACAAAGCCGCAGCCTGAAACTGGTGGTCAGCAACCCCACCCAGGTTGCCAGTGGTCTCGCCCGGGAGCATGTATTCGGGGTCAGGGGTGGGTCCATTGGCAGTGCCGGCAGCGATACCTGGCAATTGTCCTCCCACCGTACCGGCGCCGTGGCGGGCCACGCCGAAGTGCGTTTTATGGACGGTGTGTTCTGCCTGATCGACCGTAGTGGCCGCACCTACATCAACAGCGGCACCCAGCCGGTGGGGCGTGGACGCCGGGCCCGCCTGAAGAGTGGCGACACCATCACCATAGGTCGTTACCAGCTCAGGGCGGAGGTGCTCAGTGGCCAGCGCCAGCCTGGCATCCTGCCGGAAGAAGCGGAGGACGACACCCTGGTGAATGTGGACGAAGGCGAGCTGATGCGAGCCGAAGAGCGGGAACCGGAAACCGCTGGTGATGAACCGCTGCACGGCTTGCAGCCAGTCCCGGGAGAAGTTTTCAGCGACGATCCTCTACAGGCATGGACCGACACCCGCGAGCAAAGCCGGAGCACTGAGGACGATATCAACCGTGAACAGGATTCCCTGCTGGCGGACAAGCCGGAGTGGTATGCCCGCGACGGCGCCGTTACCGACGAGTATCGCGAAAACCGGGATGTGGCCATGGGATTACCCGTGCAACAAGGAGAGCGTGACAGGATGTCTGAGACCACCAAACCGGCACGCCGCCGGGAGAGCAACGACCAGAGCCGACAGCACATCAGCGGTGCGCCGCTGTTGCGTGGCATGGAGACTGACCTGGGTTTTGCCGACAGCGATGAAATGCGCCTGTTCCTGGAAGAGGCCGGCCAGACCCTGAAAGCCACCGTGGAAGGTTTGCTGACCCTGCATCAGGGCGAGGACAGCCGCCATCAGGCCCTGCGCACCCGCTTGCAGCCTATCGAGGACAATCCGTTGCGCCTGGGCGAGGACTACAAGGATACCGTGCAGACCCTGTTCGCCAGTCAGCGCAGCCCGGTGCACCTGTCGGCGCCGGCGGCAGTCAGCGAAAGCATGCAAAGCCTGCATCATCATCAGGTCGCCACCCAGACTGCCATCCGCGAAGGACTGGACGCCATTCTCCACGCCTTTTCCCCCGAAGCGTTACTGCGCCGGTTTCACGGCTATCGCCGCGGACTGAAAACCGATGAAGACGAAAGCAACTGGGCATGGGAGATGTACCAACACTATTACCGGGAACTGAGTTCCAGCCGTCAGCAGGGGTTCGAGCGCCTTTTCCAGGAGGTGTTTGACCAGGCTTACGATCAACAACTGCGCCAATTACAGAGGGAGAACCTGTCGTGA
- the tssG gene encoding type VI secretion system baseplate subunit TssG: MDVTARAAASDVAELQPVLGNARRYSFFQLVDLIHRHHGDDLERSQDEQPQRERIRFSASAGLGFPGSDVVSAASPEHEHAPYQLEVSFLGLHGSQSPLPGYYLEDLAWEAGQNLGIRRHFLDFFNHRLVTLFHRAWRKYRYYVRFQPEASDGFSEHIFSLVGLGDPQVRAATPVNWSKMLAYAGMMAGRSRSPEVVSGIIGHCFDLDDVGIEQWVLRRVEIPQDQQTRLGQANASLGEDTLVGSGIRDRSGKFILSIRNLDRQRFADFLPNGSDHDRLVKLVEFVTREQLAYDLELQMRPRDVKPMQMGADVRLGWNSFVTPEKARKLPAVRLQIRR; encoded by the coding sequence ATGGACGTTACAGCAAGGGCAGCAGCCTCTGATGTAGCCGAGCTGCAGCCCGTTCTGGGCAATGCACGGCGCTACAGTTTTTTTCAGCTGGTGGACCTGATCCATCGTCACCACGGTGATGATCTGGAGCGGTCCCAGGACGAACAGCCCCAGCGGGAGCGTATCCGCTTCTCGGCATCAGCCGGGTTGGGGTTTCCGGGCAGTGATGTGGTGTCGGCGGCGTCGCCGGAGCACGAACATGCCCCCTACCAGCTGGAAGTCAGTTTCCTGGGCTTGCACGGCTCCCAGTCGCCCCTGCCGGGATACTACCTGGAGGACCTGGCCTGGGAAGCCGGACAGAACCTGGGCATCCGGCGCCACTTCCTGGATTTCTTCAATCACCGGCTGGTGACCCTGTTTCATCGGGCGTGGCGGAAGTATCGCTATTACGTACGCTTTCAGCCGGAAGCATCGGATGGCTTTTCCGAGCATATATTTTCCCTGGTTGGCCTGGGAGACCCGCAGGTCAGGGCGGCCACACCGGTCAACTGGTCCAAGATGCTGGCCTATGCCGGGATGATGGCAGGCCGCAGCCGCTCGCCGGAGGTGGTCAGCGGCATCATCGGTCACTGTTTTGATCTCGACGACGTGGGCATTGAGCAGTGGGTACTGCGGAGGGTGGAGATTCCCCAAGACCAGCAAACCCGCCTGGGACAGGCCAATGCCTCCCTGGGTGAGGACACATTGGTTGGCTCCGGCATTCGCGACCGCAGTGGCAAGTTCATCCTGAGTATCCGTAACCTGGACCGGCAGCGATTTGCGGACTTCCTGCCCAATGGTTCAGACCACGACCGATTGGTGAAGCTGGTGGAGTTTGTCACCCGGGAACAACTCGCCTACGACCTGGAGTTGCAGATGCGCCCCAGGGACGTGAAACCGATGCAAATGGGCGCCGATGTGCGTCTGGGTTGGAATTCGTTTGTGACACCGGAAAAGGCCAGGAAGCTGCCCGCGGTGCGACTGCAGATACGCCGCTGA
- the tssF gene encoding type VI secretion system baseplate subunit TssF, with protein sequence MKLNRFYRDELSFLRLQGREFADAHPQLTRFLSEQSTDPDVERLLEGFAFLTGKLREKVEDEFPELTHSLLNMLWPNYLRPVPSCTIMRFDPQLHAISERQRVERHTEIKSRPLGDATRQTQCRFRTCRAVDVFPVSVADAHAEHSREVSSVTVDLALHSDQPLSSLGLDNLRFYLGGESHISETLYLWLNHYLKRMELVVGDSVFSIPASHLKPVGFASDEALLPYPKNAYPGYRILQEYLSFPEAFRFVDIQGLKARLPAVQADEVSLRFHFSRILPPDAKIRAENFQLYCTPAINLFSHEADPVDLNGRQTEYRIAPSSRSPEHYEVFSIEQVEGWLEGRSGRGEPRLYTAFESFQHEVERDRGRTALYYRVKARESVRGDGFDHYISFVRGDESECMNRQEAVSLTLTCTNRQLPHQLAVGEICMATETTPAFASFSNITRPTHTLRPTLDGSLLWTLISNLSLNYLSLLDVDALRTVLRVYDFRALVDRQAERVSQKRLAGILDIETIPVDRMVRGLPVRGIRSVMRLDQQSFASEGDLYLFGTVLSQFFALYASINAFHQLEVVNTDNQERYTWTLQQGQQPLM encoded by the coding sequence ATGAAGTTGAATCGATTTTACAGGGACGAACTGAGTTTTCTCAGGCTACAGGGACGGGAGTTTGCGGATGCGCATCCTCAGTTGACCCGGTTTCTTTCTGAGCAGAGTACTGACCCGGATGTTGAACGGCTGCTGGAGGGCTTTGCGTTTCTGACGGGGAAGCTTCGTGAGAAGGTCGAGGACGAGTTTCCCGAGCTGACGCATTCGTTGCTGAATATGCTGTGGCCGAACTATCTCAGGCCGGTGCCCAGTTGCACCATTATGCGGTTTGATCCGCAGTTGCATGCCATCAGCGAGCGCCAGCGGGTTGAGCGGCATACCGAGATCAAGAGCCGGCCGCTGGGTGATGCTACACGGCAGACCCAGTGCCGGTTCCGCACCTGCCGGGCGGTGGATGTGTTTCCGGTGAGTGTGGCGGATGCCCATGCGGAGCATTCGCGGGAAGTGTCGTCTGTGACCGTGGACCTGGCTCTGCATAGTGACCAGCCGTTGTCCTCCCTGGGCCTGGATAACCTGCGGTTTTACCTGGGAGGCGAGAGCCATATTTCAGAGACGCTTTACCTGTGGCTGAATCACTACCTGAAGCGCATGGAGCTGGTGGTGGGGGATTCGGTGTTTTCCATTCCGGCCAGCCATCTGAAGCCGGTCGGGTTTGCCAGTGATGAAGCCCTGTTGCCGTATCCCAAGAACGCCTATCCAGGCTACCGGATTCTGCAGGAATACCTGAGTTTTCCCGAAGCCTTCCGGTTTGTGGATATCCAGGGCCTGAAAGCGCGGTTGCCGGCGGTTCAGGCGGATGAGGTCAGCCTGCGTTTCCACTTCAGCCGCATTCTGCCGCCGGATGCGAAGATCCGGGCGGAGAACTTTCAGCTTTACTGCACACCGGCCATCAATCTGTTTAGCCACGAGGCCGATCCGGTGGACCTGAACGGTCGACAGACAGAGTACCGGATTGCGCCGTCCAGCCGCTCGCCGGAACACTACGAAGTGTTCAGCATCGAGCAGGTGGAAGGCTGGCTGGAAGGCCGCTCGGGGCGCGGGGAGCCGCGGTTGTACACGGCCTTTGAGAGTTTCCAGCATGAAGTGGAGCGCGATCGTGGTCGCACCGCCCTCTATTACCGGGTAAAGGCCCGGGAGAGTGTGCGGGGGGATGGGTTTGATCACTACATTTCCTTCGTGCGCGGGGATGAGTCCGAGTGTATGAACCGCCAGGAAGCGGTATCGCTGACGCTCACTTGTACCAACCGGCAGTTACCGCATCAATTGGCGGTGGGGGAGATCTGCATGGCGACGGAGACCACGCCGGCGTTTGCGTCGTTCAGCAATATTACCCGGCCTACCCATACCTTGCGGCCGACGCTGGATGGCAGCCTGTTATGGACGCTGATCTCCAACCTGTCCCTGAACTACCTGTCGCTGCTGGATGTGGACGCCCTGCGCACGGTGCTGCGGGTCTATGACTTTCGTGCCCTGGTGGACCGCCAGGCGGAGCGAGTGTCCCAGAAGCGTCTGGCCGGCATCCTGGATATTGAAACCATACCAGTGGATCGGATGGTGCGGGGGCTGCCCGTGAGAGGCATTCGCTCGGTAATGCGACTGGATCAGCAGTCGTTTGCCTCGGAAGGCGATCTTTACCTGTTCGGCACGGTGCTCAGCCAGTTCTTTGCACTCTACGCCAGTATTAACGCATTTCACCAACTGGAAGTGGTGAACACAGACAACCAGGAACGGTACACATGGACGTTACAGCAAGGGCAGCAGCCTCTGATGTAG
- the tssE gene encoding type VI secretion system baseplate subunit TssE has protein sequence MFRSTGADGVQASGGSLFERLEQAAEPAGQGMGEVTHVVDSIKRHLVRLLNAHPGNSESVPDLGLVDFNDATLGTHDLSIRIRSAIRQCIEKFEPRVHRVDVMAMPQGPDPLQLRFQVTVYLKVGSEDDKTTIDLLLDDKRYYRVI, from the coding sequence GTGTTCAGGAGCACCGGTGCTGACGGTGTTCAGGCGTCGGGCGGCAGTTTGTTCGAGCGTTTGGAACAGGCTGCCGAACCCGCGGGGCAGGGCATGGGGGAAGTGACCCATGTGGTGGATTCCATCAAGCGCCATCTGGTTCGCCTGCTGAATGCCCATCCGGGCAACAGCGAGAGCGTGCCGGACCTGGGGCTGGTGGATTTCAACGACGCCACGCTTGGCACCCATGACCTGAGCATCCGTATTCGCAGCGCGATACGGCAGTGTATTGAGAAGTTCGAGCCCAGGGTGCACCGGGTGGATGTGATGGCAATGCCCCAGGGGCCGGATCCATTGCAGTTGCGGTTCCAGGTGACGGTCTACCTGAAGGTGGGTTCAGAAGACGATAAGACGACCATCGATTTGTTATTGGATGACAAGCGCTACTACCGAGTGATCTAA
- the tssC gene encoding type VI secretion system contractile sheath large subunit, whose amino-acid sequence MSDTAEQHSAASESVADGRQSGAEGSLLDQVMANSRMAPADEGYDVARRGVATFISNLLKSDEKGQPVNKALVDQMVVELDRKISAQMDEILHAPKLQELESSWRGLKLMVDRTDFRENIKVDILHATKTELLEDFEFAPDVTQTGFYKHIYSTEYGQFGGEPVGAVVGNYAFTASTLDMKLLQYVSSVGAMAHAPFLSSVAPSFFGVDSYQELPAIKELKAVFEGPKYAKWRSLRESEDARYLGLTSPRFLLRVPYDPTENPVRSFNYKEEVSGDHEHYLWGNTAYLLATRLTESFAKYRWCPNIIGPQSGGSVEDLPVHTFESFGQLEAKIPTEVLITDRREYEMADEGFIALTMRKGSDNAAFFSANSVQKPKQFPNTKEGKEAETNYKLGTQLPYMMIVNRLAHYIKVLQREQIGSWKERQDLERELNTWIRQYVADQENPPADVRSRRPLRAAKVIVSDVEGDPGWYSVSLAVRPHFKYMGANFELSLVGRLDKD is encoded by the coding sequence ATGTCTGATACTGCTGAGCAGCATTCTGCTGCCTCCGAATCCGTTGCGGATGGCCGTCAATCAGGAGCTGAAGGCTCTCTGCTGGACCAGGTAATGGCCAACAGTCGCATGGCGCCCGCCGATGAAGGATACGATGTGGCGCGCCGCGGTGTGGCGACGTTTATCTCCAACCTGCTGAAAAGCGACGAGAAAGGCCAGCCGGTCAACAAGGCTCTGGTGGACCAGATGGTGGTCGAGCTGGACCGCAAGATCAGCGCCCAGATGGATGAAATCCTGCATGCACCCAAGCTGCAGGAACTGGAGTCCTCCTGGCGTGGCCTGAAACTGATGGTTGATCGCACGGATTTCCGCGAGAACATCAAGGTGGATATCCTCCACGCCACCAAGACCGAACTGCTGGAAGACTTCGAGTTTGCGCCCGACGTGACCCAGACGGGTTTCTACAAGCACATCTACTCCACCGAATACGGCCAGTTTGGCGGTGAGCCAGTAGGCGCCGTGGTCGGTAACTATGCGTTCACGGCTTCCACTCTGGACATGAAGCTGCTGCAGTACGTGTCTTCCGTGGGTGCCATGGCCCATGCGCCGTTCCTGTCCTCCGTTGCGCCATCCTTCTTCGGTGTCGACAGCTATCAGGAACTGCCCGCCATCAAGGAACTGAAGGCCGTTTTCGAAGGCCCGAAATACGCCAAGTGGCGCTCCCTGCGTGAGTCCGAAGACGCTCGTTACCTGGGCCTGACATCACCACGCTTCCTGCTGCGGGTGCCTTACGACCCCACCGAAAACCCGGTGCGCAGCTTCAACTACAAGGAAGAGGTGTCCGGTGACCATGAGCATTACCTGTGGGGCAACACCGCCTACCTGCTGGCCACGCGCCTGACCGAGAGCTTCGCCAAGTACCGCTGGTGCCCGAACATCATCGGTCCGCAAAGTGGTGGCTCGGTGGAAGACCTGCCGGTTCACACGTTTGAATCCTTTGGTCAGCTGGAAGCCAAGATCCCGACCGAGGTGCTGATCACCGACCGTCGCGAATACGAAATGGCCGACGAAGGCTTCATCGCCCTGACCATGCGCAAGGGCAGCGACAACGCGGCTTTCTTCTCCGCCAACTCGGTGCAGAAGCCCAAGCAGTTCCCCAACACCAAGGAAGGCAAGGAAGCGGAAACCAACTACAAGCTGGGTACGCAACTGCCTTACATGATGATCGTCAACCGCCTGGCGCACTACATCAAGGTGCTGCAGCGGGAGCAGATCGGTTCCTGGAAAGAACGTCAGGATCTTGAGCGGGAGCTGAACACCTGGATTCGACAGTACGTGGCCGACCAGGAAAACCCGCCGGCGGATGTTCGCAGCCGTCGTCCGCTGCGTGCTGCCAAGGTGATTGTTTCCGATGTGGAAGGCGATCCGGGCTGGTACTCGGTCTCCCTGGCGGTTCGTCCGCACTTCAAGTACATGGGTGCGAACTTCGAGCTGTCACTCGTCGGCCGTCTGGACAAGGACTAA
- the tssB gene encoding type VI secretion system contractile sheath small subunit, whose protein sequence is MSSKDGSVAPKERINIKYVPATGDQQAETELPLKMFVVGDFKGQAEETPIEDRKAISVDKNNFRSVMSEAGLTLSTTVTNKLDEEAEELPVNLDFQTLDDFSPDSISRQVPELKKLIELREALVALKGPLGNVPSFRSKLQELLDNDDARDKLLQELELATDESGE, encoded by the coding sequence ATGTCTTCAAAAGACGGTTCCGTCGCGCCTAAAGAGCGCATCAATATCAAGTATGTCCCCGCCACCGGTGATCAGCAGGCTGAAACAGAGCTACCGCTGAAGATGTTTGTCGTTGGTGACTTCAAGGGGCAGGCCGAAGAAACTCCGATCGAAGACCGCAAGGCGATTTCCGTCGACAAGAACAACTTCCGTTCTGTGATGTCGGAAGCCGGTCTCACCCTCTCCACCACGGTCACCAACAAACTGGACGAAGAAGCCGAAGAACTGCCGGTTAACCTCGACTTCCAGACCCTGGATGACTTTTCCCCGGATAGTATCTCCCGCCAGGTACCGGAGCTGAAGAAGCTGATTGAGCTTCGCGAAGCACTGGTTGCCCTCAAGGGCCCGCTGGGTAACGTGCCATCGTTCCGGTCCAAGCTGCAGGAACTGCTGGACAACGATGATGCCCGCGACAAACTCCTCCAGGAGCTTGAGCTGGCCACGGACGAAAGCGGCGAATAA
- a CDS encoding acyl-CoA-binding protein has protein sequence MSDLKTRFDEAVNYIQNAEGDFKPSNELKLEFYALYKQATEGDVSGKRPGMMDFVGRAKYDAWEKVKGTSSEDAMQQYIDKLEALK, from the coding sequence ATGAGCGACCTGAAAACCCGTTTCGACGAAGCCGTAAACTACATCCAGAACGCTGAGGGCGACTTCAAGCCGTCCAACGAACTGAAGCTGGAGTTCTATGCCCTCTACAAGCAGGCCACCGAAGGTGATGTCAGCGGCAAGCGCCCGGGCATGATGGATTTCGTTGGCCGCGCCAAATACGACGCCTGGGAAAAGGTCAAGGGCACTTCTTCCGAGGACGCCATGCAACAGTACATCGACAAGCTGGAAGCCCTGAAGTAA
- a CDS encoding site-specific integrase: MDTTEALEQSQPGLVSRVTGAIRKHQLNHRAEQTYLHWISRFVLFHNLKNPETLQPDDRQLFLSYLTERLQLSRARLNQAKQALAFFYEDVLGRTEPEGTVAA; this comes from the coding sequence ATGGATACTACCGAGGCGCTCGAACAGTCGCAGCCCGGCCTCGTCAGCCGAGTGACTGGCGCCATCCGCAAACACCAGCTTAACCATCGGGCAGAGCAGACCTACCTCCACTGGATCTCCCGGTTTGTGCTGTTCCATAACCTGAAAAATCCTGAGACGCTGCAGCCCGATGACCGGCAGCTGTTCCTGTCCTATCTGACTGAACGCCTGCAACTCTCACGGGCACGCCTGAATCAGGCAAAACAGGCACTGGCATTCTTTTACGAGGATGTACTGGGCAGAACCGAGCCGGAAGGGACCGTAGCCGCCTGA